The sequence TAATATAGTACAAACTGAATTATGAAACAAATCAATATACGTAAATACCAGATCCGGCTAATCGTGCGGCTGAATGTTATTCGCAATCAGATTTGGCTTACAACTTGCTATGAACTTGGCGTTGCAACATATACAATTAGAGTCAGATGCACAAGCAGCAATACAGATGGCTTTCCAATGTGATGTAGATTTGGGCTATGAAGGAATTTTAGTAAATGAAATTCAGGTTTTGGCTAATTCATTTCATAGTTGTTTTGGTCAGTTTCGACCTCGTATTTGTAATTGTGCGGCTGATAGCCTTGTACGTTTTGCACTTTCTATTTCGGACCTTATAGTTTGGATGGAAGATGGACCTGAATGGTTGTTTCCCATTCTTGTTAATGATGTTATGCTTGCTTCTTAATGCAATGTTATGATATgattctcaaaaaaaaaaaaaaaaaaaaaaaaaaaacctgttaaatttcttttttggggggtCAATTATATAAAGATCTATGTATGCATGAGCTATAGCAAGCAAGAAGAACAATCAACTCAGTATTAGGTGCACTTCTAGACCTGATCAGGTCTAAACGAGTAGCATGGTTATATATACTAAGAGCTACAAAACTAACAACTTGACCGCATAGCGCAGTGGATTAGCGCGTTTGACTTCGGATCAAAAGGTCGTGGGTTCGACTCCCACTGTGGTCGGATTTcgttttttcatatatatttttatccTCCCTTTTGGACCCAATGCAATATAACAAGGAAAGTTCGCCTCCTTGTTGGACTCCAatttaaagtccattttatctAATGGGCCTTGAATGTGTCCTCTTCCCAATTTTGTGGAAGGCCCATCCTCTCATGTTTGGTGCAATtcaacaaaattgtttgtttgtttgtttttttttttcaatggaCAGTGGGTGTTTACCTTAGTAGTTGAGGTCTTTGTTTGCAAACTTCATGACACCAGTTCGAATCCCCTTCGTGGGTGCCCCCTCCCTTTAGAATAGAATTCTCTCCTCCCCTTAAAATAGAATATCGAtcgaataaaaaaaatgcttttTATGATCTATAAACACACACTGCGTTTGTATAAATACTTATCTAAAAACAGCATTGCGTTTTTTATAATCCAAAAGCACTTTCGAGTTTTTCTCCTTAAAATGTGTACTGGGAACATTAGTATTGTGACTTGAAAAGTTCCACTGCACGCTCGCAAGCTAGTCCGTACCATAAAATTTTCACAACAAAACGCGCGTTCGCTGAAGCGGGTCCAGTCTAAGCAAATCCCTTCCCTTCCTAATTACTCAAAGCAAACCCCCATCTCATcatcatttacaacataatcatatttattttcccCATAAGTTaacaacttcttcttcttcttcagaaaCTGACCTTCCAACCTCATCACCAtgatttgattgattaattGCACCACCCACAATCAAATTTAGCTTCAGCATACTGCTTCACTACCTTCTTCAAccttcaacaacaacaaccacCCATTTCTCAGCTCCACCTGAAAGTCTCTGTCTTATTctcaaaacccaaacaaaaagaagtgACAGAGAGGACAATCCCAATCTCAATTTCTCAAGCATGAAGCAATTGCACAAGCAAGCGAGCGTGAATCAAAGGAGGGACGAAGAGATCCCATCAAACCTAGCCTCAACCTACTCTCCCAAGGCTCTCAAACACCCTCGATCTCTCCCCAGATCCATCAACTACCTCTTCAAAGAACAGAGGCTCCTCTTCATCCTTGTCGGCATTCTCATCGGCTCCACCTTCTTCATCCTCCAGCCCACCCTTTACCGCCTCGGCCCATCTGACCCCAACAACCCCACCACCTCCATCTCCAGATCCTTCTCCACCGCCCATGACCTCGTCTCCAAGCCCACCCATGCCAAGGTGGGTCGGGTCCCCGTCGGGCTCGGCAAGCGGAGGCTCCGAATTGTCGTCACCGGCGGTGCTGGGTTCGTTGGGTCTCATCTTGTTGACAAGCTCCTTGACAGGGGCAACGACGTGATTGTGATTGATAATTTCTTTACCGGGAGGAAGGATAATCTGGTGCACCATTTTGGGAACCCGAGGTTCGAGCTCATTAGGCATGACGTCGTTGAGCCGATTCTGCTGGAGGTCGATCAGATCTACCACTTGGCCTGCCCTGCCTCCCCTGTTCATTATAAGTATAACCCAGTCAAGACCATTatatcctttttattcaatcatGTTCGTTCTTAGTGTTTATGATCACTCTTTCTTTAtggttttgattgaattttagcatttgggttgtttttgtttagttttgtttgcttttttgggttgaattttgaaaaaagaaaagaaatggattttgaatttttgaggTCCTTGACTGTGATTACAAGACCAATGTGATGGGTACTCTTAATATGCTGGGACTTGCCAAGCGAATTGGGGCAAGGTTTTTGCTCACCAGTACGAGTGAGGTGTATGGGGACCCCCTGGAGCATCCTCAGAAGGAGACTTACTGGGGAAATGTAAATCCTATAGGTGTGTTTATATGTTAGACGTTTATGTCTTTAAAATGTTTGTGTATAATGCATTTTGTTGCTTgcttaatatatttatatatatttgtctCTGTGTGTATGCTTGCAAATGAGCAGGTGAGAGGAGCTGTTATGATGAAGGAAAGAGGACAGCAGAGACATTGGCAATGGATTATCATCGAGGTGCAGATGTCGAGGTAACTGGTTGTAAATTTGCTATCGGGGAATCCATAATTTGATGCCTGGATTGATAGGCATGCAGATGTAAAATGTTAACGTCATTCTTTTAAATGGCAGTAAGATCATGTGGGATTAGTTTAATCTTGAGAAACTGCATGATTTCTCCTGCCCTCCATTTTTCCCTTATAGGTACATTAGACTTTGGGTGACCTGgtcagttttatttatttatctttacaTAATCTTCTTTATAGTCATTTTTTCCCCAGCAAACTATTCTGCTTCATACTTTAGTTGTCATTTTAAATGTTGATTCAATGGACCTTTTAAATTCATAGTACCTTTTAGATATGCCATAGTTTTGAAGCTGCCAAGAAGCTACACGACATTAGAAATTTGTAAAATTAGGGGTTGCAAGTAGCCAAGTGAAATTTATTACTTGGGTTTTCCTTGTATGGTTGCTTGAACTTTATGGTAATGCCCAATTTTCACACTAGCAAGtgaattttgttatttgggCCATGTATAGTTGTTTGAACTTTAATCGGACCTGCTTTTTACATATCTTGCGTTATTTGGGATGGGACCCTATTCACCTCTATAATTGGAACCGTAATTAGGGCTCTACCCATTTATTCACTCgaccaaatttatttatttatttataaatttgttaCACGCCACATAGAGTTCCACCTAAAACCACCTCATTGACAgtaatctcaaatttttttatttatagaccCGATTACTTCATTTATTCACTGGTAGTGCCAATGGTCATCCTTGACCTGTTTCACTTTTAATCGATCCTTGGCTGAGGTATACAAATAATTGTTTTTCCAGGCTTGAGTTTAGAACATTGTCTCATCCAAATGCTTTTGAAATGCTTTCCTATCATGGAGAAGCTATAACTACTGTAGTTCAAAGTGAGATaggatttggtttggtttccACCATTAGCTTGTCAGACTCACATAAGGCTTTCTGTTTTCAGGTCCGTATTGCTCGAATTTTCAACACTTATGGTCCACGTATGTGTTTGGATGATGGGCGTGTTGTCAGCAATTTTGTTGCTCAGGTTAATGTTTAATactacctttttcttttaaagtggttttgagatttctGCTATTAATAACTCATGACTACTGGGATGTTTCCTAATGTGATTATCATTGTTGTGCTTTTCTAACTGTTGTGGGGCTACCTGTGTAGGCTATCCGCAAACAACCATTGACTGTGTACGGTGATGGTAAACAAACACGAAGCTTCCAATATGTCTCTGATTTGGTATGCTAGACTTTCTGCAGTTTCAATATGCAGTTCTTTCATTGGAACTTTAGCACATGCCATATTACTTATGCATATTCTGCATCTTTGCCACATTTTCTTCCGGGACCTTGAAATATTTACATTGTATTCCTGGCACAATAGGTCTCATTATCGTCAGCCAATTCTAGAATCAGTTAAATTTTAGAAGATGAACCGAAAGCCCATTATATCCTTTTTGTATGCCTTTGAACTCTAAGGGCTTTTGATTAAAACTGCTTTAATTAGTGAATTGATGCGGTGGATGATCTAATAACACTTTCTTTTAATGATAGGTCAATGGACTGGTGGCATTGATGGACGGTGAACATGTGGGGCCTTTCAACCTGGGTAATCCAGGGGAGTTCACCATGCTAGAGCTTGCTGAGGTTTGCCTTTTCCTCCATACCataattttaatgtttttcatACACTCCATTTAGACATCAGAAAATGCTCCAAGGTGCTTGGATGgtaattcttttaaatttgttttttggtagtgattttgctcttttttatcctttttttttgtcccaATATCCAGAAGCTGATAAGAGTTTGATATTCTTGAGTGATTTTTATGCTTGCAAATGAAGAGCAATTCTACACTGGCCTTCTCAAATTTTCACTTCTTCCTGATGAACAGGTTGTCAAAGAAACAATTGATTCAAGTGCGACAATAGAATTCAGACCAAATACTGCTGATGATCCACATAAGAGGAAACCAGACATTAGCAAAGCAAAGGAGCTATTGAACTGGGAGCCAA comes from Prunus dulcis chromosome 6, ALMONDv2, whole genome shotgun sequence and encodes:
- the LOC117631138 gene encoding UDP-glucuronic acid decarboxylase 1, coding for MKQLHKQASVNQRRDEEIPSNLASTYSPKALKHPRSLPRSINYLFKEQRLLFILVGILIGSTFFILQPTLYRLGPSDPNNPTTSISRSFSTAHDLVSKPTHAKVGRVPVGLGKRRLRIVVTGGAGFVGSHLVDKLLDRGNDVIVIDNFFTGRKDNLVHHFGNPRFELIRHDVVEPILLEVDQIYHLACPASPVHYKYNPVKTIKTNVMGTLNMLGLAKRIGARFLLTSTSEVYGDPLEHPQKETYWGNVNPIGERSCYDEGKRTAETLAMDYHRGADVEVRIARIFNTYGPRMCLDDGRVVSNFVAQAIRKQPLTVYGDGKQTRSFQYVSDLVNGLVALMDGEHVGPFNLGNPGEFTMLELAEVVKETIDSSATIEFRPNTADDPHKRKPDISKAKELLNWEPKVSLREGLPLMVSDFQNRILNEDEGNAIN